A stretch of the Mycobacterium shigaense genome encodes the following:
- the hsaC gene encoding iron-dependent extradiol dioxygenase HsaC, whose protein sequence is MSIRSLGYLRIEATDMAAWREFGLKVLGMIEGKGGTEGALYLRMDDFPARLVIVPGEQDRLIEAGWECANAAGLQEIRNRLDIEGTPYKEATAAELADRRVDEMIRFSDPSGNCLEVFHGAALEHRRVVSPYGHKFVTSEQGLGHVVLTTRDDAETLHFYRDVLDFKLRDSMRLPPELVGRPADGPPAWLRFLGCNPRHHSLAFMPGQTPSGIVHLMVEVEQADDVGLCLDRALRKKVPMSATLGRHVNDLMLSFYIKTPGGFDVEFGCEGRQVEDDDWIARESTAVSLWGHDFSVGFKA, encoded by the coding sequence ATGAGCATTCGCTCGCTGGGCTACCTGCGCATCGAGGCCACCGACATGGCGGCCTGGCGCGAATTCGGCCTGAAGGTCCTTGGCATGATCGAGGGCAAAGGCGGCACCGAAGGTGCGCTATACCTGCGGATGGACGATTTCCCGGCCCGGCTGGTGATCGTCCCCGGCGAGCAGGACCGGCTCATCGAAGCGGGCTGGGAATGCGCGAACGCCGCTGGCCTGCAAGAGATCCGCAACCGGCTCGACATCGAGGGCACGCCCTACAAGGAGGCCACTGCGGCCGAACTGGCCGATCGCCGCGTCGACGAGATGATCCGGTTCTCCGACCCTTCCGGAAACTGCCTGGAGGTCTTCCACGGCGCGGCCCTCGAGCACCGCCGGGTCGTCAGCCCGTACGGGCACAAGTTCGTCACCTCCGAGCAGGGCCTGGGACACGTGGTGCTGACCACTCGCGACGACGCAGAGACGCTGCACTTCTACCGGGATGTGCTGGACTTCAAGTTACGTGACTCGATGCGGCTACCGCCGGAGCTGGTCGGCCGGCCCGCCGACGGTCCGCCGGCCTGGCTGCGGTTCCTGGGCTGCAACCCGCGCCACCACAGCCTCGCCTTCATGCCCGGCCAGACGCCTAGCGGCATCGTGCACCTGATGGTCGAGGTCGAGCAAGCCGACGACGTCGGGCTGTGCCTGGACCGGGCGCTACGCAAGAAGGTGCCCATGTCTGCGACGCTGGGCCGTCACGTCAACGACCTCATGCTGTCCTTCTACATAAAAACACCCGGTGGATTCGATGTCGAATTCGGTTGTGAGGGAAGGCAAGTGGAAGACGACGACTGGATCGCCCGGGAGAGCACGGCGGTCAGCCTGTGGGGCCACGACTTCAGCGTCGGCTTCAAAGCCTGA
- a CDS encoding metal ABC transporter solute-binding protein, Zn/Mn family translates to MALVRVTRWLSIVAIGATALTGCGGSGTSDSGAHAGAITVVASTDVWGSVVHAVAGDHATVKSILSGGTVDPHTYQATPSDAAALGEASLVVYNGGGYDGWVEDVLARNSKIKPIDAFSFLPNAGDEHAPNEHVFYNVAVAKSVATAVGDRLATIDPANAADYRANAVAFGRGADAIADTERSIDTTFAHTSVVSTEPVAFYLLQATGLADRTPAAFSKANENGTDPSPADMAFVLDLIDQRRVAAVLINPQTSTPAINNLRDSAKRAGVGVTNVAETLTAGTDYLTWQRNTVNGLLDALRSSQGNVRH, encoded by the coding sequence ATGGCACTTGTCAGGGTGACGCGTTGGCTGTCGATCGTCGCCATCGGCGCGACCGCGCTGACGGGCTGCGGGGGCTCGGGCACTTCGGACTCGGGAGCGCACGCGGGCGCCATCACCGTCGTGGCATCCACCGACGTGTGGGGCAGCGTTGTCCATGCCGTCGCCGGCGACCACGCGACCGTCAAGTCCATCCTGTCCGGCGGCACCGTCGATCCGCACACCTACCAGGCCACCCCGTCCGACGCCGCCGCCCTCGGCGAGGCGTCGCTGGTCGTCTACAACGGCGGCGGCTACGACGGCTGGGTCGAGGACGTGCTGGCCCGCAATTCCAAGATCAAGCCCATCGACGCCTTCTCATTCCTGCCCAACGCCGGCGACGAACACGCCCCCAACGAGCACGTCTTCTATAACGTGGCTGTCGCGAAGTCGGTGGCCACCGCCGTCGGCGACCGGCTCGCGACGATCGACCCGGCCAACGCCGCGGACTATCGGGCCAATGCCGTCGCATTCGGCCGCGGTGCCGACGCCATCGCGGACACCGAGCGTTCGATCGACACCACCTTTGCGCACACCTCGGTGGTCTCGACCGAACCGGTCGCGTTCTACCTGCTGCAGGCCACGGGCCTGGCGGATCGGACCCCGGCCGCGTTCTCCAAGGCCAACGAGAACGGGACCGACCCCTCGCCCGCCGACATGGCATTCGTCCTCGACCTCATCGATCAACGACGGGTCGCGGCGGTGCTGATCAATCCCCAGACGTCCACCCCGGCGATCAACAACCTGCGGGACTCGGCCAAGCGCGCCGGGGTGGGGGTGACCAACGTGGCCGAGACCCTGACCGCCGGCACCGACTACCTGACCTGGCAACGCAATACGGTCAACGGCCTGCTCGACGCGTTGCGGTCCAGCCAGGGCAATGTCCGTCATTGA
- the hsaB gene encoding 3-hydroxy-9,10-secoandrosta-1,3,5(10)-triene-9,17-dione monooxygenase reductase subunit, with protein MTAAPIDPRAFRTVLGQFCTGITIITTVHDGVPVGFACQSFAALSLDPPLVLFCPTKVSRSWKAIESSGRFCVNMLTESQKQVSARFGSKEPDKFAGIDWHASELGSPIIDGSLAHIDCTVASVHDGGDHFVVFGAVESLSEAPKIKPRPLLFYRGEYTGIEPDKTTPAQWRDDLEAFLTTTTQDTWL; from the coding sequence ATGACTGCCGCCCCCATCGACCCGCGCGCGTTCCGCACGGTGCTGGGGCAGTTCTGCACCGGCATCACCATCATCACCACCGTGCACGACGGCGTGCCGGTCGGCTTCGCCTGCCAGTCGTTCGCGGCACTGTCGCTCGACCCACCGCTGGTGCTGTTCTGCCCGACCAAGGTGTCGCGGTCCTGGAAGGCCATCGAGTCCAGCGGCCGGTTCTGCGTCAACATGCTCACCGAAAGCCAGAAGCAGGTCTCGGCCCGCTTCGGTTCCAAGGAGCCGGACAAGTTTGCCGGAATCGATTGGCACGCATCCGAACTCGGTTCGCCCATTATCGATGGATCGCTCGCCCACATCGACTGCACGGTGGCATCCGTGCACGACGGCGGCGATCACTTCGTGGTGTTCGGCGCGGTCGAGTCGCTGTCGGAGGCCCCGAAGATCAAGCCGCGGCCGTTGCTGTTCTACCGTGGCGAATACACCGGCATCGAGCCGGACAAGACCACACCGGCCCAGTGGCGCGACGACCTGGAGGCCTTTCTCACCACCACGACGCAGGACACCTGGCTCTAG
- the hsaA gene encoding 3-hydroxy-9,10-secoandrosta-1,3,5(10)-triene-9,17-dione monooxygenase oxygenase subunit, with translation MTSIQQRDAQSVLAGIDDLLPQIAERAQLTEDLRRLPDETVQQLDEVGFFTLLQPAQWGGLQCDPALFYEAVRRIASACGSTGWVSSIIGVHNWHLALFDQQAQEDVWGEDPRTRVSSSYAPMGAGEAVDGGYLVNGSWNWSSGCDHATWAFLGGPVIKDGRPVDFGSFLIPISDYRIDDVWHVVGLKGTGSNTVVVKDVFVPRHRFLSYKAMNDGTAGGYQTNTAPVYKMPWGTMHPTTISAPIVGMAYGAYDAHVEHQGKRVRAAFAGEKAKDDPFAKVRIAEAASDIDAAWRQLSGNVADEYALLAAGKEIPFELRARARRDQVRATGRAIASIDRLFEASGATALGNDQPVQRFWRDAHAGRVHAANDPERAYQIFGNNEFGLPPGDTMV, from the coding sequence GTGACGTCCATTCAACAGCGTGACGCGCAGTCGGTGTTGGCTGGGATCGATGATCTGCTGCCGCAGATTGCCGAGCGCGCCCAGCTGACCGAGGATCTGCGCCGGCTACCCGACGAGACCGTCCAGCAGCTCGACGAGGTCGGGTTCTTCACCCTGCTGCAGCCCGCGCAATGGGGCGGCCTGCAGTGCGACCCAGCGCTGTTCTACGAGGCGGTGCGCCGGATCGCCAGCGCGTGCGGTTCGACCGGTTGGGTGAGCTCCATCATCGGGGTGCACAACTGGCACCTGGCGCTGTTCGACCAGCAGGCCCAGGAAGACGTCTGGGGCGAGGACCCCAGGACCCGCGTCTCGTCGTCGTACGCCCCGATGGGTGCCGGCGAGGCCGTCGACGGCGGCTACCTGGTCAACGGTTCGTGGAACTGGTCGTCCGGATGCGACCACGCCACGTGGGCGTTCCTCGGCGGGCCCGTCATCAAGGACGGTCGCCCCGTCGACTTCGGCAGCTTCCTCATTCCCATCAGCGATTACCGCATCGACGACGTGTGGCACGTGGTCGGGCTGAAGGGCACCGGCAGCAACACCGTCGTCGTCAAGGACGTCTTCGTGCCGCGGCACCGGTTCCTGTCCTACAAAGCGATGAACGACGGCACCGCGGGCGGCTACCAGACCAACACCGCACCGGTCTACAAGATGCCTTGGGGCACAATGCATCCCACCACAATCTCGGCGCCTATCGTCGGGATGGCCTACGGCGCCTACGACGCCCACGTCGAGCACCAGGGCAAGCGGGTGCGCGCCGCGTTCGCCGGGGAAAAGGCCAAGGACGACCCGTTTGCCAAGGTCCGCATCGCCGAGGCGGCCAGCGACATCGACGCCGCGTGGCGCCAGCTGAGCGGCAACGTCGCCGACGAGTACGCGCTGCTGGCGGCCGGCAAGGAGATCCCGTTCGAACTGCGCGCCCGGGCACGGCGCGACCAGGTTCGCGCCACCGGTCGCGCGATCGCCTCGATCGACCGGTTGTTCGAGGCGTCCGGCGCCACGGCGCTGGGCAATGATCAACCGGTGCAACGGTTCTGGCGCGACGCGCACGCCGGGCGGGTGCACGCGGCCAACGACCCCGAGCGGGCCTACCAGATCTTCGGGAACAACGAGTTCGGGCTGCCGCCCGGCGACACCATGGTCTAG
- the kstR gene encoding cholesterol catabolism transcriptional regulator KstR — translation MAVLAESELGSEAQRERRKRILDATMAIASKGGYEAVQMRAVADRADVAVGTLYRYFPSKVHLLVSALGREFSRIDAKTDRSPVAGGTPFQRLNFMVGKLNRAMQRNPLLTEAMTRAYVFADASAASEVDQVEKLIDSMFARAMSDGEPTEDQYHIARVISDVWLSNLLAWLTRRASATDVSKRLDLAVRLLIGDQNS, via the coding sequence GTGGCGGTTTTGGCCGAGTCCGAACTCGGCTCGGAGGCTCAACGGGAGCGCCGCAAGCGCATCCTGGACGCCACCATGGCCATCGCCTCCAAGGGCGGCTACGAGGCGGTTCAGATGCGTGCGGTGGCCGATCGGGCCGACGTCGCGGTAGGGACGCTGTACCGCTACTTCCCGTCGAAGGTGCACCTGCTGGTGTCGGCGCTGGGTCGGGAATTCAGCCGCATCGACGCCAAAACGGACCGCTCCCCGGTAGCCGGCGGCACACCGTTCCAGCGGCTGAACTTCATGGTCGGCAAACTCAATCGCGCGATGCAGCGCAACCCGCTACTGACCGAGGCGATGACTCGCGCCTACGTGTTCGCCGACGCGTCGGCGGCCAGCGAGGTCGACCAGGTCGAAAAGCTCATCGATTCGATGTTCGCGCGCGCCATGAGCGACGGCGAACCGACCGAGGACCAGTACCACATCGCCCGGGTGATCTCGGACGTCTGGTTGTCGAACCTGCTGGCGTGGCTCACCCGGCGGGCGTCGGCCACCGACGTGAGCAAGCGGCTGGACCTGGCGGTGCGGCTGCTGATCGGCGACCAGAATTCCTAG
- a CDS encoding acyl-CoA dehydrogenase produces the protein MVATVTDEQFAARELVRDWARNTNSGPGGTSAIREVEQGWESGETDAWRPVFARFADLGIFGVAVPEDAGGAGGSIGDLCAMVEEAAKALVPGPIATTALATLVVDDPELLAALASGERFAGLALEGDVQFDGGSASGTLDFVLGATDGAVLLLPAGGQWVLVDAGSDGVQVEPLRAADFSRPLARVVLTSAPATVIGAPGRRVEELAATVLAAEAAGVTRWSLDTAVAYAKVREQFGRPIGSFQAIKHLCAEMLCRAEQSEVAAADAARAAGDSGDADQFSIAAALAAGVGITAAKANVKDCIQVLGGIGCTWEHDAHLYLRRAHSIGRYLGGAERWLRRITALTQDGVRRRLSVDLTEVESQRAEIAAAVAEIAALPVEKRQIALAEAGLQAPHWPKPYGRAASPAEQLLIDQELAAAGVERPDLVIGWWAAPTILEHGTPEQIEQFVPGTLRGEFLWCQLFSEPGAGSDLASLRTKAARDDSQGGWLLTGQKVWTSAAHKARWGVCLARTDPDAPKHKGITYFLVDMKSPGIEIRPLREITGDSLFNEVFLDNVFVPDEMVVGTVNDGWRLARTTLANERVAMANGTALGNPMEELLTLLAARDLDVAEQDRLARLIVLAQTGALLDQRIAQLAVGGQDPGAQSSVRKLIGVRYRQALAEFTMDVAEGGGLVDRRADGDRAVFDFLNTRCLTIAGGTEQILLTVAAERLLGLPR, from the coding sequence GTGGTAGCGACCGTCACCGACGAACAGTTTGCGGCACGCGAGTTGGTGCGCGACTGGGCCCGCAACACGAACTCGGGGCCTGGTGGTACCTCGGCGATTCGCGAGGTCGAGCAGGGCTGGGAGTCCGGTGAGACCGACGCCTGGCGGCCGGTCTTCGCCCGTTTCGCCGACCTGGGAATCTTCGGCGTCGCCGTGCCCGAGGACGCCGGTGGCGCCGGCGGCAGCATCGGCGATCTATGCGCGATGGTGGAGGAGGCCGCCAAGGCGCTGGTCCCGGGGCCGATCGCCACCACGGCGCTGGCCACCCTGGTGGTCGACGATCCCGAATTGTTGGCCGCGCTCGCATCCGGCGAGCGGTTCGCCGGGCTCGCGCTCGAAGGTGACGTGCAGTTCGACGGCGGCTCGGCGTCAGGCACCCTCGATTTCGTGCTGGGCGCCACGGACGGCGCCGTGCTGCTGCTGCCCGCCGGCGGGCAGTGGGTGCTGGTCGACGCCGGGAGCGACGGCGTCCAGGTCGAGCCGTTGCGGGCCGCCGACTTCTCCCGGCCGCTGGCCCGGGTGGTCCTGACGTCGGCGCCGGCGACCGTGATCGGGGCGCCAGGGCGGCGGGTCGAGGAACTGGCCGCGACGGTGCTGGCCGCCGAGGCGGCGGGCGTGACCCGATGGTCGTTGGACACCGCGGTCGCCTACGCCAAGGTGCGTGAGCAATTCGGGAGGCCGATCGGCAGCTTCCAGGCCATCAAACACCTGTGCGCGGAGATGCTGTGCCGCGCCGAGCAGTCCGAGGTGGCCGCGGCCGACGCCGCCCGCGCCGCGGGCGATTCCGGCGATGCCGACCAGTTCTCCATCGCCGCCGCGCTGGCCGCCGGCGTCGGCATCACCGCGGCGAAGGCCAACGTCAAGGACTGCATCCAGGTCCTCGGCGGCATCGGCTGCACCTGGGAGCACGACGCGCATCTGTACCTGCGCCGGGCGCACTCCATCGGCAGGTACCTGGGCGGCGCCGAGCGCTGGTTGCGCCGCATCACGGCGCTCACGCAGGACGGCGTGCGACGCCGCCTTAGCGTCGATCTCACCGAGGTCGAGAGCCAGCGCGCCGAGATTGCCGCGGCCGTCGCCGAGATCGCCGCGCTGCCAGTCGAAAAGCGGCAGATCGCACTTGCCGAGGCGGGCCTGCAGGCGCCGCACTGGCCGAAGCCGTACGGGCGCGCCGCCTCCCCGGCCGAGCAGCTGCTGATCGATCAGGAGCTGGCCGCGGCCGGCGTCGAACGACCGGACCTGGTCATCGGCTGGTGGGCGGCGCCGACCATCCTCGAGCACGGCACCCCCGAACAGATCGAGCAGTTCGTGCCGGGCACGCTGCGCGGCGAATTCCTTTGGTGCCAACTGTTTTCCGAGCCGGGGGCCGGGTCAGACCTGGCGTCGCTGCGCACCAAGGCGGCGCGAGACGACTCGCAAGGCGGCTGGCTGCTGACCGGACAGAAGGTATGGACGTCCGCGGCGCACAAGGCTCGCTGGGGGGTGTGCCTGGCGCGCACCGATCCCGACGCCCCGAAACACAAAGGCATCACCTACTTCCTGGTCGACATGAAGTCCCCCGGCATCGAGATTCGACCCCTGCGGGAGATCACCGGCGACTCGCTGTTCAACGAGGTCTTTCTGGACAACGTGTTTGTGCCCGACGAGATGGTGGTCGGCACGGTCAACGACGGCTGGCGGCTGGCGCGGACCACGCTGGCCAACGAACGCGTCGCGATGGCCAACGGGACCGCGCTGGGCAACCCGATGGAGGAGCTGCTGACGCTGCTCGCGGCAAGGGATCTCGATGTCGCCGAGCAGGACCGCCTCGCCCGCCTGATCGTCCTGGCGCAGACGGGCGCGCTGCTCGACCAGCGCATCGCCCAGCTCGCCGTCGGCGGGCAGGACCCCGGCGCGCAATCCAGCGTGCGCAAGCTGATCGGTGTCCGCTACCGGCAGGCGCTGGCCGAATTCACGATGGACGTGGCCGAGGGGGGTGGGCTCGTCGACCGCCGGGCGGACGGCGACCGGGCTGTCTTCGACTTCCTCAACACCCGCTGCCTCACGATCGCCGGCGGCACCGAGCAGATCCTGCTCACGGTTGCCGCCGAGCGGCTCCTCGGCCTGCCCCGCTAG
- a CDS encoding ferredoxin--NADP reductase, which produces MTDAIPDEPLGDHVLELQIAEVVDETDDARSLVFAVPDAAGDPDIPPERLRYAPGQFLTLRIPSDRTGSVARCYSLCSSPFTDDALTVTVKRTADGYASNWLCDHAQAGMRIHVLAPSGTFVPKTLDDDFLLLAAGSGITPVLSICKSALAEGSGQVTLVYANRDERSVIFADALRELSAKYPDRLTVVHWLESVQGLPGATALAKLAAPFTDRHAFICGPGPFMDASRQALETLKVPAAQIHIEVFKSLDSDPFAAITIEDTAEGDEPPATAIVELDGETHTISWPRNAKLLDVLLAKGLDAPFSCREGHCGACACTLRKGKVNMEVNDVLEQEDLDDGLILACQSHPESDSVEVTYDD; this is translated from the coding sequence TTGACGGATGCGATTCCCGACGAACCGCTCGGCGACCACGTCCTTGAACTGCAGATCGCCGAGGTCGTCGACGAGACCGACGACGCGCGGTCCCTGGTGTTCGCGGTGCCGGACGCCGCCGGCGACCCCGACATCCCGCCCGAACGGCTGCGTTACGCGCCCGGCCAGTTCCTGACGTTGCGCATCCCCAGCGACCGCACCGGCTCGGTGGCGCGTTGCTACTCCCTGTGCAGCTCGCCGTTCACCGACGACGCACTGACCGTCACCGTCAAACGCACCGCCGACGGCTACGCGTCGAACTGGCTGTGCGACCACGCCCAGGCGGGCATGCGGATCCACGTGCTGGCCCCCTCGGGGACCTTCGTGCCCAAGACGCTCGACGACGACTTCCTGCTGCTGGCCGCCGGCAGCGGGATCACCCCCGTGCTGTCGATCTGCAAGTCGGCGCTCGCCGAAGGCAGCGGGCAGGTGACGCTGGTCTACGCCAACCGCGACGAGCGCTCGGTGATCTTCGCCGACGCGCTGCGCGAGTTGTCGGCGAAATACCCCGACCGGCTGACCGTGGTGCACTGGCTGGAGTCGGTGCAAGGACTGCCGGGGGCGACCGCGCTGGCGAAGCTGGCCGCGCCGTTCACCGATCGGCATGCCTTCATCTGCGGCCCCGGGCCGTTCATGGATGCCAGCCGCCAGGCCCTTGAGACGCTCAAAGTGCCTGCGGCGCAAATACATATCGAGGTGTTCAAATCGCTGGACTCCGATCCGTTCGCCGCGATCACGATCGAGGACACCGCCGAGGGCGACGAGCCACCGGCGACCGCGATCGTCGAGCTGGACGGCGAAACCCACACCATCTCCTGGCCGCGCAACGCCAAGCTGCTCGACGTCTTGCTCGCCAAGGGCCTCGATGCGCCGTTCTCCTGCCGCGAGGGTCACTGCGGCGCGTGTGCCTGCACCCTACGCAAAGGCAAGGTCAACATGGAGGTCAACGACGTCCTCGAGCAGGAGGATCTCGACGACGGCCTGATTTTGGCCTGTCAATCTCACCCGGAATCTGATTCGGTAGAAGTCACCTACGACGATTAG
- the hsaD gene encoding 4,5:9,10-diseco-3-hydroxy-5,9,17-trioxoandrosta-1(10),2-diene-4-oate hydrolase — protein MAATDSKTEELTFESTSRFAEVEVDGPLKLHYHEAGVGNEQTVVLLHGGGPGAASWTNFSRNIPVLAERFHVLAVDQPGYGHSDKRAEHGQFNHYAARALAGLFDQLGLGRVPLVGNSLGGGTAVRFALDYPDKAGRLVLMGPGGVSVNLFAPDPTEGVKRLGKFSAEPTRENLEAFLRVMVYDQKLITPELIEQRFELASTPESLTATRAMGMSFAGADFELGMMWREVHRLRQPVLLIWGREDRVNPLDGALVALKTIPRAQLHVFGQCGHWAQVEKFDEFNKLTIDFLGGAR, from the coding sequence ATGGCGGCAACCGATTCCAAGACCGAGGAACTGACATTCGAGTCCACCTCGCGCTTCGCGGAGGTGGAGGTGGACGGGCCGCTCAAGCTGCACTATCACGAGGCTGGGGTAGGCAACGAGCAGACGGTCGTGCTGTTGCACGGCGGCGGTCCGGGCGCGGCGAGCTGGACGAACTTCTCGCGCAACATCCCGGTGCTGGCGGAGCGGTTTCACGTGCTGGCGGTCGATCAGCCCGGCTACGGCCACTCCGACAAGCGCGCCGAACACGGGCAGTTCAACCACTACGCGGCCCGTGCGCTGGCGGGTCTTTTCGATCAGCTGGGCCTGGGACGCGTTCCGCTGGTGGGCAATTCGCTGGGCGGGGGCACCGCGGTGCGGTTCGCGCTCGACTACCCGGACAAGGCAGGCCGACTGGTGCTGATGGGACCCGGCGGGGTGAGCGTCAACCTGTTCGCCCCCGATCCGACCGAGGGCGTCAAGCGGCTGGGCAAGTTCTCGGCGGAGCCCACGCGCGAGAACCTCGAGGCGTTTCTGCGCGTCATGGTCTACGATCAGAAGCTCATCACGCCCGAGTTGATCGAGCAGCGTTTCGAGTTGGCGAGCACGCCCGAATCGCTGACCGCGACGCGGGCAATGGGAATGTCTTTTGCCGGAGCCGATTTCGAGCTCGGCATGATGTGGCGCGAGGTGCACCGGCTGCGCCAGCCGGTGCTGCTGATCTGGGGCCGCGAGGACCGGGTCAACCCGCTGGACGGCGCACTCGTCGCGTTGAAGACCATCCCGCGTGCGCAGTTGCACGTCTTCGGGCAGTGCGGGCACTGGGCGCAGGTGGAGAAGTTCGACGAGTTCAACAAGCTCACCATCGATTTCCTGGGAGGTGCACGATGA
- a CDS encoding metal ABC transporter ATP-binding protein, which yields MSVIDTPVETLDRQPPAVSLTGARLAFGDRVLWDHLDLSVSRGEFIAVLGPNGTGKTSLLRVLLGQLPLSAGAALVNDREVTAGGGHIGYVPQHRPIDREVMLRGSDLVRLGVDGHRWGCLPLRSAGRHRRREAVQRALQQVNGEQLADVRVGVMSGGELQRVRVAQALASDPMLLLCDEPLLALDPANAKLVAALINRRRREANTTVILVTHEINTILPYVDRVLYLVDGRFRIGTVEQVMTTETLSMLYRADIQVVQVNDRYVVVGEDSGHPL from the coding sequence ATGTCCGTCATTGACACCCCAGTCGAGACGCTCGATCGCCAGCCACCGGCCGTCTCGCTCACCGGCGCCCGGCTGGCGTTCGGTGATCGGGTGCTTTGGGACCACCTCGACCTGTCGGTCTCGCGCGGGGAGTTCATCGCGGTGCTCGGACCCAACGGCACCGGCAAGACCTCACTGCTCAGGGTGCTGCTCGGACAGCTGCCGCTCAGCGCCGGCGCCGCGCTGGTCAACGACCGGGAGGTCACCGCAGGCGGCGGGCATATCGGCTATGTGCCGCAACACCGCCCGATCGACCGCGAGGTGATGCTGCGTGGGAGCGACCTGGTTCGGCTGGGCGTCGACGGACACCGCTGGGGGTGCCTGCCGCTGCGCTCAGCCGGCCGGCACCGCCGCCGCGAGGCCGTACAGCGCGCCCTGCAGCAGGTCAACGGCGAGCAGCTGGCCGACGTCCGGGTCGGCGTGATGTCGGGCGGAGAGCTGCAACGGGTGCGCGTCGCCCAGGCGCTGGCCAGCGACCCCATGCTGCTGTTGTGCGACGAACCGCTGTTGGCGTTGGACCCCGCCAACGCCAAACTCGTTGCCGCACTGATCAATCGGCGTCGGCGTGAGGCGAACACCACGGTCATCCTGGTCACCCACGAGATCAACACGATCCTGCCGTACGTGGACCGGGTGCTGTACCTGGTCGACGGCCGCTTCCGGATCGGCACCGTCGAGCAGGTGATGACGACCGAGACGCTGTCGATGCTCTACCGGGCCGACATCCAGGTGGTGCAGGTCAACGATCGCTACGTCGTCGTCGGCGAGGACAGCGGGCACCCGCTATGA
- a CDS encoding LacI family DNA-binding transcriptional regulator — MSPISRRHATLASLAAELKVSRTTISNAFNRPDQLSHDLRERILATAKRLGYPGPDPVARSLRTRKAGAVGLVMAEPLTYFFSDPAARDFVAGVAQSCEELGQGLLLVAVGPSRSLEDGSAAVLGAGVDGFVVYSVCDDDPYLQAVLQRRLPVVVVDQPKGLAGVSRVGIDDRAAMRALADYVLGLGHREIGLLTMRLGRDRRQALADADRLRSLKFDVQRERIVGVWDAMTAAGVDPDSLTVVESYEHLPESGGEAAKVALQANPRITALMCTADILALSAMDYLRAHGIYVPGQMSVTGFDGVPEAISRGLTTVAQPSLRKGQRAGELLLQPPRSGLPVVELLETELIRGRTAGPPG; from the coding sequence GTGAGCCCCATATCGCGACGGCACGCAACCTTGGCGTCGCTGGCAGCCGAGCTCAAGGTTTCGCGCACCACCATCTCCAACGCCTTCAATCGCCCCGATCAGCTCTCGCACGACCTGCGCGAGCGGATCCTTGCGACGGCCAAGCGACTGGGCTACCCCGGACCGGATCCCGTCGCGCGATCGTTGCGCACCCGCAAGGCCGGCGCGGTGGGCTTGGTGATGGCCGAACCGCTGACCTACTTCTTCAGCGACCCGGCGGCGCGGGATTTCGTCGCGGGAGTGGCGCAGTCCTGCGAAGAGCTGGGGCAGGGGCTGCTGCTGGTCGCCGTGGGGCCCAGCCGGAGCCTGGAGGACGGCAGCGCCGCGGTCCTGGGCGCCGGAGTCGACGGCTTCGTGGTGTATTCGGTCTGCGACGACGACCCCTACCTGCAGGCGGTGCTGCAGCGGCGCCTGCCCGTCGTGGTGGTCGACCAGCCGAAAGGGCTCGCGGGGGTGTCGCGCGTCGGGATCGACGACCGGGCCGCGATGCGCGCGTTGGCCGACTACGTCCTGGGTCTGGGCCATCGCGAAATCGGGTTGCTGACCATGCGGCTGGGCCGGGATCGCCGCCAAGCCCTGGCGGACGCCGATCGGCTGCGGTCGCTGAAGTTCGACGTCCAGCGCGAACGCATCGTCGGCGTGTGGGACGCGATGACGGCCGCCGGTGTGGATCCCGATTCGCTGACCGTGGTGGAAAGCTACGAGCACCTACCCGAGTCCGGTGGCGAGGCCGCCAAGGTGGCGCTACAGGCGAATCCGCGCATCACCGCCCTGATGTGCACGGCGGACATCCTCGCGTTGTCTGCGATGGATTACCTTCGCGCACATGGCATTTACGTGCCCGGCCAGATGAGCGTCACCGGTTTCGACGGTGTGCCGGAGGCCATCAGCCGCGGCTTGACCACCGTCGCGCAGCCCAGCCTGCGCAAGGGGCAGCGGGCGGGCGAGCTGCTGTTGCAGCCGCCCCGGTCGGGGCTACCGGTCGTCGAACTGCTGGAAACCGAATTGATCCGGGGGCGCACCGCGGGGCCGCCCGGCTAG